Proteins from a single region of Bos javanicus breed banteng chromosome 25, ARS-OSU_banteng_1.0, whole genome shotgun sequence:
- the DTX2 gene encoding probable E3 ubiquitin-protein ligase DTX2 isoform X1: protein MAMAPSPSLAQVYTSPVAVAVWEWQDGLGTWHPYSAAVCSYIEQQFVQQKGQRFGLGSLAHSIPLGQADPSLAPYIIDLPSWTQFRQDTGTMRAVRRHLFAQHSAPGRGIVWEWLGDDNSWTAYEASVCDYLEQQVAQGNQLVDLAPLGYNYTVNYATHTQTNKTSSFCRSVRRQAGPPYPVTTVIAPPGHTGVACSCHQCLSGGTTGPVSGRYRHSMTNLPAYPVPQPPHRTAIVWGTHQAFAPYNKPSLSGARSAPRLNTTNPWAGAPPSLGSAPLCRSSLSHLASQHQPSGPSATGAASASLPSGPVSSPRSVPATVPVKMPKPSRVQQALAGMTSILMSAIGLPVCLSRAPQPASPPASCLASKSHSSVKRLRKMSMKGGSPKPEPEQVIRNYTEELKTAPEEDCIICMEKLSVASGYSDVTDSKTFGPMAVGCLAKCSHTFHLLCLLAMYCNGNKDGSLQCPSCKTIYGEKTGTQPRGKMEVFTFQMSLPGHEDCGTILIVYNIPHGIQGPEHPNPGKPFTARGFPRQCYLPDNAQGRKVLELLKVAWKRRLIFTVGTSSTTGETDTVVWNEIHHKTEMDRNVTGHGYPDPNYLQNVLAELAAQGVTEDCLEQQ from the exons ATGGCCATGGCCCCAAGCCCTTCCCTGGCTCAGGTGTACACCAGCCCGGTGGCAGTGGCCGTGTGGGAATGGCAGGACGGGCTGGGCACCTGGCACCCCTACAGCGCCGCCGTCTGCAGCTACATCGAGCAGCAGTTTGTGCAGCAGAAGGGCCAGCGCTtcggactggggagcctggcccACAGCATCCCCTTAGGTCAAGCCGACCCCTCACTGGCTCCTTACATCATTGACCTCCCCAGCTGGACGCAGTTCCGCCAGGACACTG GCACCATGCGGGCCGTGCGGAGGCACCTGTTCGCGCAGCACTCGGCCCCCGGCCGGGGCATCGTCTGGGAGTGGCTGGGTGACGACAACTCCTGGACGGCCTACGAGGCCAGCGTCTGCGACTACCTGGAGCAGCAGGTGGCCCAGGGCAACCAGCTCGTGGACTTGGCGCCCCTGGGGTACAACTACACCGTCAACTATGCCACCCACACGCAGACCAACAAGACTTCCAGCTTCTGCCGAAGCGTGCGGCGCCAGGCGGGGCCCCCGTACCCAGTGACCACCGTCATCGCCCCGCCGGGCCACACGGGGGTGGCCTGCTCTTGCCATCAGTGCCTCAGCGGTGGTACCACTGGCCCTGTGTCAGGCCGCTACCGCCACTCCATGACCAACCTCCCCGCCTACCCCGTCCCCCAGCCCCCACACAGGACCGCCATTGTTTGGGGGACCCACCAGGCCTTTGCTCCGTACAACAAGCCCTCCCTCTCGGGGGCCAGGTCTGCGCCCAGGCTGAACACCACCAACCCCTGGGCCGGGGCACCGCCCTCCCTGGGGAGCGCGCCCCTCTGCCGCTCCAGCCTCTCCCACCTGGCGTCGCAGCACCAGCCCTCAGGACCGTCTGCCACCGGCGCAGCCAG tgcctccctgcccagcggTCCAGTGAGCAGCCCCCGGAGTGTCCCCGCCACGGTGCCCGTGAAGATGCCGAAGCCCAGCCGGGTCCAGCAAGCCCTCGCAG GCATGACGAGTATTCTGATGTCAGCCATTGGACTCCCTGTGTGTCTTAGCCGCGCACCCCAGCCCGCCAGCCCTCCCGCCTCCTGTCTGGCCTCTAAAAGTCACAGCTCAGTTAAGAGATTGAGGAAAATGTCCATGAAAG GAGGGTCCCCAAAGCCAGAGCCAGAGCAGGTGATCAGAAACTACACCGAAGAGCTGAAGACGGCCCCGGAGGAG GACTGCATCATCTGTATGGAGAAGCTGTCCGTGGCGTCTGGGTACAGCGACGTGACCGACAGCAAGACCTTTGGGCCCATGGCCGTGGGCTGCTTGGCCAAGTGCAGCCACACCTTCCACCTGCTCTGCCTGCTGGCCATGTACTGCAACGGGAACAAG GATGGAAGCTTGCAATGTCCCTCCTGCAAAACGATCTACGGGGAGAAGACTGGGACCCAGCCCCGGGGGAAGATGGAGGTGTTCACGTTTCAGATGTCCCTCCCTGGCCACGAGGACTGTGGGACGATCCTCATAGTCTACAACATTCCCCACGGCATTCAG GGCCCTGAACACCCCAACCCTGGAAAGCCCTTCACTGCCAGAGGGTTTCCCCGCCAGTGCTACCTTCCCGACAACGCCCAGGGCCGCAAG GTCCTGGAGCTGCTGAAGGTGGCCTGGAAGAGGCGCCTTATCTTCACAGTAGGGACATCCAGCACCACCGGGGAGACCGACACAGTGGTGTGGAACGAGATCCACCACAAGACTGAGATGGACCGCAACGTGACAGGCCACGGCTACCCCGACCCCAACTACCTTCAGAATGTGCTGGCTGAGCTGGCCGCCCAGGGGGTGACCGAGGACTGCCTGGAGCAGCAGTGA
- the DTX2 gene encoding probable E3 ubiquitin-protein ligase DTX2 isoform X2, whose translation MAMAPSPSLAQVYTSPVAVAVWEWQDGLGTWHPYSAAVCSYIEQQFVQQKGQRFGLGSLAHSIPLGQADPSLAPYIIDLPSWTQFRQDTGTMRAVRRHLFAQHSAPGRGIVWEWLGDDNSWTAYEASVCDYLEQQVAQGNQLVDLAPLGYNYTVNYATHTQTNKTSSFCRSVRRQAGPPYPVTTVIAPPGHTGVACSCHQCLSGGTTGPVSGRYRHSMTNLPAYPVPQPPHRTAIVWGTHQAFAPYNKPSLSGARSAPRLNTTNPWAGAPPSLGSAPLCRSSLSHLASQHQPSGPSATGAASASLPSGPVSSPRSVPATVPVKMPKPSRVQQALAGGSPKPEPEQVIRNYTEELKTAPEEDCIICMEKLSVASGYSDVTDSKTFGPMAVGCLAKCSHTFHLLCLLAMYCNGNKDGSLQCPSCKTIYGEKTGTQPRGKMEVFTFQMSLPGHEDCGTILIVYNIPHGIQGPEHPNPGKPFTARGFPRQCYLPDNAQGRKVLELLKVAWKRRLIFTVGTSSTTGETDTVVWNEIHHKTEMDRNVTGHGYPDPNYLQNVLAELAAQGVTEDCLEQQ comes from the exons ATGGCCATGGCCCCAAGCCCTTCCCTGGCTCAGGTGTACACCAGCCCGGTGGCAGTGGCCGTGTGGGAATGGCAGGACGGGCTGGGCACCTGGCACCCCTACAGCGCCGCCGTCTGCAGCTACATCGAGCAGCAGTTTGTGCAGCAGAAGGGCCAGCGCTtcggactggggagcctggcccACAGCATCCCCTTAGGTCAAGCCGACCCCTCACTGGCTCCTTACATCATTGACCTCCCCAGCTGGACGCAGTTCCGCCAGGACACTG GCACCATGCGGGCCGTGCGGAGGCACCTGTTCGCGCAGCACTCGGCCCCCGGCCGGGGCATCGTCTGGGAGTGGCTGGGTGACGACAACTCCTGGACGGCCTACGAGGCCAGCGTCTGCGACTACCTGGAGCAGCAGGTGGCCCAGGGCAACCAGCTCGTGGACTTGGCGCCCCTGGGGTACAACTACACCGTCAACTATGCCACCCACACGCAGACCAACAAGACTTCCAGCTTCTGCCGAAGCGTGCGGCGCCAGGCGGGGCCCCCGTACCCAGTGACCACCGTCATCGCCCCGCCGGGCCACACGGGGGTGGCCTGCTCTTGCCATCAGTGCCTCAGCGGTGGTACCACTGGCCCTGTGTCAGGCCGCTACCGCCACTCCATGACCAACCTCCCCGCCTACCCCGTCCCCCAGCCCCCACACAGGACCGCCATTGTTTGGGGGACCCACCAGGCCTTTGCTCCGTACAACAAGCCCTCCCTCTCGGGGGCCAGGTCTGCGCCCAGGCTGAACACCACCAACCCCTGGGCCGGGGCACCGCCCTCCCTGGGGAGCGCGCCCCTCTGCCGCTCCAGCCTCTCCCACCTGGCGTCGCAGCACCAGCCCTCAGGACCGTCTGCCACCGGCGCAGCCAG tgcctccctgcccagcggTCCAGTGAGCAGCCCCCGGAGTGTCCCCGCCACGGTGCCCGTGAAGATGCCGAAGCCCAGCCGGGTCCAGCAAGCCCTCGCAG GAGGGTCCCCAAAGCCAGAGCCAGAGCAGGTGATCAGAAACTACACCGAAGAGCTGAAGACGGCCCCGGAGGAG GACTGCATCATCTGTATGGAGAAGCTGTCCGTGGCGTCTGGGTACAGCGACGTGACCGACAGCAAGACCTTTGGGCCCATGGCCGTGGGCTGCTTGGCCAAGTGCAGCCACACCTTCCACCTGCTCTGCCTGCTGGCCATGTACTGCAACGGGAACAAG GATGGAAGCTTGCAATGTCCCTCCTGCAAAACGATCTACGGGGAGAAGACTGGGACCCAGCCCCGGGGGAAGATGGAGGTGTTCACGTTTCAGATGTCCCTCCCTGGCCACGAGGACTGTGGGACGATCCTCATAGTCTACAACATTCCCCACGGCATTCAG GGCCCTGAACACCCCAACCCTGGAAAGCCCTTCACTGCCAGAGGGTTTCCCCGCCAGTGCTACCTTCCCGACAACGCCCAGGGCCGCAAG GTCCTGGAGCTGCTGAAGGTGGCCTGGAAGAGGCGCCTTATCTTCACAGTAGGGACATCCAGCACCACCGGGGAGACCGACACAGTGGTGTGGAACGAGATCCACCACAAGACTGAGATGGACCGCAACGTGACAGGCCACGGCTACCCCGACCCCAACTACCTTCAGAATGTGCTGGCTGAGCTGGCCGCCCAGGGGGTGACCGAGGACTGCCTGGAGCAGCAGTGA